From one Dermacentor silvarum isolate Dsil-2018 chromosome 3, BIME_Dsil_1.4, whole genome shotgun sequence genomic stretch:
- the LOC119445553 gene encoding transmembrane protease serine 9, which produces MLNQPREREYKVHAVKHTVNTDANLLDSFHESGLLDGAKLSSEVRVHLGSHFTNLRLPGEQVIEAEEICVHKRFRSGQEMYDIAVIKLKEAATFSRTVQPICLPETHAELQDNTQLYAAGWGSGKECENCSRAKTLKQMTTSSIANSRCLDYFNKTADPSILCAYVKDVPSIFGDTGSPVVGYCAPTHWAVYGIVSDGPRRDGFEHLPLIATKVSHYTQTFIYPYMDAMSTSQVQRICASRR; this is translated from the exons ATGCTTAACCAGCCGCGGGAACGGGAGTACAAG GTGCACGCCGTTAAGCACACTGTGAACACTGATGCAAACCTTCTCGACAGTtttcatgagagtggcttgttggacGG CGCCAAGCTTTCAAGCGAAGTCCGTGTCCATCTCGGTTCCCATTTCACAAACCTGAGGCTGCCAGGAGAGCAGGTCATCGAGGCAGAGGAGATATGCGTCCACAAGCGCTTCCGCAGTGGACAGGAAATG TATGACATCGCTGTGATCAAGCTGAAGGAAGCTGCTACCTTCAGTCGCACGGTACAACCCATATGCTTGCCCGAAACACACGCGGAGTTGCAAGATAACACGCAGCTCTATGCAGCTGGGTGGGGAAGCGGGAAGGAAT GCGAAAATTGCTCCCGGGCGAAAACGCTAAAGCAGATGACTACAAGTTCCATTGCAAATAGCCGGTGCTTGGATTACTTCAACAAGACGGCGGACCCGTCCATACTGTGCGCTTACGTGAAGGATGTCCCATCTATTTTC GGCGACACGGGTAGCCCAGTTGTGGGCTACTGCGCACCGACTCACTGGGCAGTCTACGGCATTGTGTCCGACGGCCCACGACGTGACGGTTTCGAACACTTGCCCCTCATCGCTACCAAGGTTTCGCACTACACCCAGACCTTCATTTACCCTTACATGGATGCCATGAGCACGTCCCAGGTGCAAAGGATATGCGCTTCTCGACGTTGA